In a single window of the uncultured Dysgonomonas sp. genome:
- a CDS encoding DUF58 domain-containing protein: MAIDRQSGGSPVIRFIKSLYLTNLLFITLALCVIGLFACFIFDEYFYLMQLVLGVFCVFILLDIFTVFRQKKGIIGSRNCPDRLSNGDQNTISFSITNRYPFKVRIKIVEEVPFQFQKRDLIFRTSLGVDKVEVFYYDLRPTRRGVYQFGALNVYVSGLFGFVSRRYIFDNHKDVAVYPSFIEMHKYELLAASHRLTDYGVKRIRRIGHATEFDHIKHYTLGDDPRTINYKATARMNQLMVNTYQEEKSQPVYCLIDKGRTMKMPFNGLTLLDYAINSTLMVCSTALNKGDKAGLITFSKGIDEILPADKHRRQRNKILETLYAQQTDFKEADYERLYVTVRRKLTQRSLIILYTNFETVNSMRRQLKYLSSMAKDHLILVAFFLNSEFNEVLDTPPSNLEETFRKGMAEKLSYDKLLIVKELNRYGIYTILSKPENLTIDSINKYLEFKSRGLI; this comes from the coding sequence ATGGCAATTGATAGACAAAGCGGAGGTTCCCCGGTAATACGGTTTATTAAGAGTCTCTATCTTACAAACCTGCTCTTTATTACACTGGCATTATGTGTGATAGGACTTTTCGCATGCTTTATTTTCGATGAATATTTCTACCTGATGCAGCTCGTATTGGGTGTATTCTGCGTATTCATCCTGCTGGATATATTCACCGTCTTTCGTCAAAAGAAAGGAATAATAGGTTCGCGTAATTGTCCCGACAGGCTATCAAATGGTGACCAAAATACAATATCTTTCTCTATTACAAACAGATATCCGTTCAAAGTCAGGATAAAAATAGTAGAGGAAGTACCTTTCCAATTTCAGAAAAGGGATCTGATATTCAGAACCTCTCTGGGAGTAGACAAAGTAGAGGTCTTTTATTACGACTTGCGCCCTACCCGGCGGGGAGTATATCAATTCGGCGCTCTGAATGTTTATGTGTCAGGTTTGTTCGGTTTCGTCAGCAGACGCTATATCTTCGACAACCATAAAGATGTAGCAGTATATCCTTCATTTATCGAGATGCATAAATATGAATTGCTGGCTGCATCGCACCGTCTGACCGATTACGGGGTAAAAAGAATCAGGCGGATAGGACATGCGACCGAATTCGACCATATTAAACATTATACACTCGGAGACGACCCCCGTACAATCAACTATAAAGCAACAGCCCGAATGAACCAACTCATGGTGAATACATATCAGGAAGAGAAGTCTCAACCTGTATATTGCCTTATAGATAAAGGGCGTACAATGAAAATGCCGTTTAATGGGCTTACATTGCTCGATTATGCTATCAATTCGACCTTAATGGTATGCAGTACAGCACTTAACAAAGGCGATAAAGCAGGGCTGATAACATTCTCGAAAGGAATAGATGAAATACTGCCTGCCGATAAGCATCGCCGTCAACGAAACAAGATACTGGAAACACTGTACGCACAGCAAACCGACTTCAAGGAAGCCGACTATGAACGCCTGTATGTCACCGTACGCCGTAAACTGACACAGCGAAGCCTGATAATCCTATATACCAACTTCGAAACAGTAAACAGCATGCGCCGCCAATTGAAATACCTGAGCAGCATGGCCAAAGATCACCTGATACTGGTTGCTTTCTTCCTCAACTCGGAGTTTAACGAAGTCTTGGATACCCCACCCTCCAATCTGGAGGAAACTTTTCGCAAAGGGATGGCTGAAAAACTGTCGTATGACAAACTGCTTATTGTGAAAGAGCTGAACAGATACGGGATTTACACAATATTGTCAAAGCCCGAGAATCTGACAATCGACTCCATTAATAAATATCTGGAGTTCAAATCGAGAGGGCTGATATAA
- a CDS encoding NADP-dependent malic enzyme, translating into MPKVTREAALKYHSSGRPGKIEVVPSKPHSTQTDLALAYSPGVAEPCLEIEKYPQTAYDYTAKGNLVAVISNGTAVLGLGDIGALAGKPVMEGKGLLFKIYGGIDVFDIEVDEKDPEKFIQTVKAISPTFGGINLEDIKAPECFEIERRLREELDIPVMHDDQHGTAIISAAALLNALDVTNKDISKIKLVVNGAGASAVACTNLYMKFGVRKENIIMCDSKGVLTTRRNDLSDIKKCFATDRDITTLTEALEGADVFLGLSKADVLTKEMVRKMGPDPIVFALANPNPEISYEEAMASRDDIVFATGRSDYPNQVNNVLGFPYIFRGALDVRATGINEEMKLAAARAIADLAKEPVPDVINTAYELKRLSFGKEYIIPKPLDPRLLTTVSVAVAKAAIESGVARKQITDWDTYENKLSEMLGYSNKLIHRLTHLAKSDPKRVVYCEGNHINMIKAAIFAHKDGLCHPILLGSEDRIRNIASENGLELNGIQIIDHRNISEDVRRSRYARILSEKKSREGIRYQEAFEKMSDRNYFGMMMVETGDADAVITGIYSHYREFARTALEVIGLRPNYKHFGAMHIVQTKRGPYFLADTLINRWPEEDTLIEIVKLTHDAVKYFATEPVMAMLSFSNYGADDNGSPKSIANAVRYFHENYPEFKIDGEMQLNFAMNKDLRDRTFPFNALRGKDVNTLIFPNLSSANISSKLLMELGIAGESIGPIQMGLRKPVHFTDIESSVRDIINLTTIAVVDAIASQSGSIEE; encoded by the coding sequence ATGCCTAAAGTTACAAGAGAAGCTGCTTTAAAGTATCACTCATCAGGCAGACCGGGAAAAATTGAAGTTGTTCCCTCAAAACCCCACAGTACTCAAACCGATTTAGCTTTGGCATATTCGCCCGGCGTAGCCGAGCCTTGCCTGGAGATAGAAAAATATCCTCAGACAGCTTATGATTACACAGCCAAAGGGAATCTGGTGGCTGTTATATCTAATGGTACGGCCGTTTTGGGACTGGGAGATATCGGAGCTTTGGCAGGCAAGCCGGTGATGGAAGGTAAGGGCTTACTTTTTAAAATATACGGAGGAATCGATGTCTTTGATATTGAGGTGGATGAAAAAGATCCGGAAAAATTTATACAGACAGTAAAAGCAATTTCCCCTACATTCGGAGGAATCAATCTGGAAGATATAAAAGCTCCTGAATGCTTCGAAATAGAGCGACGCCTGCGGGAAGAACTCGATATTCCGGTGATGCATGACGATCAGCATGGTACGGCTATTATATCAGCAGCTGCATTGCTTAACGCGCTGGATGTAACAAATAAGGATATTTCGAAGATAAAACTGGTTGTGAACGGAGCAGGAGCTTCGGCAGTGGCCTGTACCAACCTGTATATGAAATTCGGAGTGAGGAAAGAAAATATAATTATGTGCGATAGTAAGGGGGTACTTACTACAAGACGTAATGATTTGAGTGATATAAAGAAATGTTTTGCGACCGATAGAGATATAACAACGCTGACGGAAGCTTTAGAAGGTGCCGATGTGTTTCTGGGCTTGTCCAAAGCTGATGTGCTGACAAAAGAGATGGTTCGCAAAATGGGCCCGGATCCGATTGTATTTGCTCTGGCAAATCCCAATCCTGAGATTTCATACGAAGAAGCAATGGCTTCCCGCGACGATATTGTTTTTGCCACAGGTCGCTCCGATTATCCTAATCAGGTAAACAATGTGTTGGGATTTCCTTATATATTCCGTGGCGCGCTCGATGTGAGGGCTACAGGTATCAATGAAGAAATGAAACTTGCTGCAGCACGTGCTATTGCCGATCTGGCAAAGGAACCTGTTCCTGATGTTATTAATACAGCATATGAGTTGAAACGCTTGTCTTTCGGTAAAGAATACATTATACCGAAACCTCTCGATCCACGCTTACTGACGACCGTTTCTGTTGCAGTAGCCAAAGCGGCTATCGAAAGCGGTGTTGCCCGTAAGCAGATTACCGATTGGGATACATATGAAAACAAACTATCGGAGATGCTGGGTTACAGCAATAAGCTTATACACCGTCTTACTCATTTGGCTAAGAGTGATCCTAAGCGGGTTGTATATTGCGAGGGTAACCATATCAATATGATAAAGGCTGCTATTTTTGCACATAAAGATGGTTTATGCCATCCTATTCTGTTGGGAAGCGAAGATCGCATTAGGAATATTGCTAGTGAAAACGGGCTTGAACTGAATGGGATACAGATTATAGATCATCGTAATATATCGGAAGATGTAAGGCGTAGCCGTTATGCGAGGATATTAAGTGAGAAGAAGTCCAGAGAAGGTATCCGTTATCAGGAAGCCTTCGAGAAAATGAGCGACCGTAATTACTTTGGTATGATGATGGTGGAAACAGGGGATGCCGATGCTGTGATAACCGGAATTTACAGCCATTATCGTGAGTTTGCCCGTACTGCGCTGGAAGTTATCGGATTGCGACCGAATTATAAGCACTTTGGAGCAATGCATATTGTACAAACAAAGAGAGGCCCTTATTTTCTGGCCGATACATTGATTAATCGCTGGCCGGAAGAGGATACTCTGATCGAAATAGTGAAACTGACTCACGATGCTGTAAAATATTTTGCGACAGAGCCGGTAATGGCCATGTTGTCATTCTCCAATTATGGAGCTGATGATAATGGTAGCCCTAAGAGTATCGCAAATGCTGTACGGTATTTCCATGAGAATTATCCTGAATTCAAGATTGACGGCGAAATGCAACTGAACTTTGCGATGAACAAGGATCTAAGAGACAGGACTTTCCCTTTCAATGCCCTAAGAGGTAAGGATGTAAATACATTGATATTCCCGAATTTGAGCTCTGCGAATATATCCAGTAAGCTGCTTATGGAACTCGGTATTGCCGGTGAAAGTATCGGACCTATTCAGATGGGACTACGCAAACCGGTACATTTCACCGATATTGAAAGTTCTGTACGGGATATTATAAATCTTACCACTATTGCTGTAGTGGATGCGATTGCTTCTCAGAGCGGATCGATAGAAGAATAG
- a CDS encoding S41 family peptidase, whose translation MKYILIISLTFVFSFSSCFDEDKFENTRQGNFEALWKIMDEHYCFFSYKDVDWNEVHTRYAARISENMTNDALFTVLGEMLAEVKDGHVNLVASHDVARYSKWYDDYPYNFDTKIQDNYLGTDYGIASGLKYKILDDNIGYIYYGSFSSGIGDGNLSQVFDRFAVCDGVILDVRNNGGGELTNSEKLASYFFNDKTLVAYMLHKTGKGHDDFSKPYEIYVEPANGLRFQKKVVVLTNRRCYSAANDFVNMMRYAPNAILMGDKTGGGSGMPFSSELPNGWSVRFSASPILDAEKKQIEFGIDPNISQDMTDEDMAKGLDTMIEKAREVLKANI comes from the coding sequence ATGAAATATATACTTATTATATCTCTTACATTTGTTTTCAGCTTTTCATCATGTTTTGATGAGGATAAATTCGAGAATACCAGACAAGGGAACTTCGAGGCTTTGTGGAAAATAATGGATGAGCATTATTGCTTTTTCAGTTATAAGGATGTGGACTGGAACGAAGTTCATACCCGATACGCTGCACGTATCAGTGAGAATATGACGAATGATGCTTTGTTTACCGTACTCGGCGAAATGCTGGCAGAGGTAAAGGACGGGCATGTAAATCTGGTGGCAAGCCATGATGTAGCCCGTTATAGTAAGTGGTATGACGACTATCCTTATAATTTTGATACAAAAATACAGGATAATTATCTGGGTACAGATTATGGCATAGCCAGCGGCTTGAAATACAAAATACTGGACGATAATATAGGTTATATTTATTATGGCAGTTTTTCGAGCGGGATAGGCGATGGCAACTTGTCGCAGGTATTCGACCGCTTTGCGGTATGTGATGGTGTCATCCTCGATGTAAGGAATAACGGAGGAGGAGAGCTGACGAACAGTGAGAAATTGGCATCATATTTCTTTAATGATAAAACACTGGTAGCTTATATGCTACACAAAACAGGCAAGGGACATGACGATTTTTCGAAACCGTACGAAATATATGTAGAACCTGCTAATGGATTGCGTTTTCAGAAAAAAGTCGTTGTGCTTACCAACCGCAGATGTTATAGTGCAGCCAATGACTTTGTGAATATGATGCGTTATGCGCCTAATGCCATACTTATGGGCGACAAAACAGGAGGTGGCTCCGGAATGCCTTTCTCTTCCGAACTGCCGAATGGCTGGTCGGTACGATTTTCAGCATCACCGATTCTGGATGCAGAGAAAAAACAGATAGAATTTGGTATCGACCCCAATATATCTCAGGACATGACAGATGAAGATATGGCCAAGGGACTGGATACAATGATAGAAAAGGCCAGAGAGGTGTTGAAGGCTAATATATAG
- a CDS encoding GH25 family lysozyme, with amino-acid sequence MAKKIVRKRTRKNTSRRKAVKFEPKRFILPFVIAACLCVVAFFVIKDYFGESESFDSSKYFVKGVDVSHHNPILNWESVLEQNITFAYLKATEGTSHEDRNYPYNYDLARETNIKVGSYHFYTFGLSGKEQAQHFLKIARFNTGDMLPAIDVEHSPANPYSKDKDYIEVVVSELKVLEKELYEHFGIHPVIYTNKDCYKLYIKDNFPDNLIWMCDLHNEPSDDVKNWRIWQFSHKGELPGVDGDVDLNYYRYSFQEFKELLLP; translated from the coding sequence ATGGCTAAGAAAATAGTAAGAAAGCGAACCCGAAAAAACACAAGCAGAAGGAAAGCGGTGAAATTTGAACCGAAAAGGTTTATTCTGCCATTTGTGATAGCTGCGTGCTTGTGTGTTGTGGCATTCTTCGTTATAAAGGATTATTTTGGAGAATCCGAGTCTTTCGATTCCAGTAAGTATTTCGTAAAGGGGGTGGATGTATCCCATCACAATCCGATTCTAAACTGGGAGAGTGTTCTGGAACAAAATATTACTTTCGCTTACCTTAAAGCAACAGAAGGCACTTCCCACGAAGACAGGAATTATCCCTACAATTATGATTTGGCAAGGGAAACAAATATAAAGGTGGGTTCTTACCATTTCTATACATTCGGCTTGTCTGGGAAGGAACAGGCACAACACTTTCTGAAAATAGCGAGGTTTAACACCGGAGATATGCTTCCGGCTATCGATGTGGAACATTCGCCGGCCAATCCTTACAGTAAGGATAAAGACTATATTGAAGTTGTTGTGAGTGAATTGAAAGTGCTGGAGAAGGAATTGTATGAACATTTCGGAATTCATCCGGTCATTTATACGAACAAAGATTGTTATAAATTATATATCAAAGATAATTTTCCTGATAACCTGATCTGGATGTGTGACCTGCATAATGAGCCGTCCGATGATGTGAAGAACTGGCGTATATGGCAGTTCTCGCATAAAGGGGAATTACCCGGGGTGGATGGCGATGTTGATTTGAACTACTACCGTTATTCATTTCAGGAGTTTAAAGAATTATTACTACCTTGA
- the rfbC gene encoding dTDP-4-dehydrorhamnose 3,5-epimerase codes for MKFIEQNIKGVWTIEPRVFTDERGYFMESYRKEAFEEHIGRVEFIQDNESKSTRGVLRGLHYQTGKYAQAKLVRALKGSVLDVVVDLRKSSPTFGKSLAVELTEDNKKQLFVPRGFAHGFLVLSPEAIFSYKVDNIYAPEYEASLLWSDPTVGIDWGIKEEELILSAKDKVGKLFTETVVFD; via the coding sequence ATGAAATTTATAGAGCAGAATATAAAAGGAGTCTGGACAATAGAGCCCCGTGTATTTACCGATGAAAGGGGCTATTTTATGGAATCGTACAGGAAAGAAGCGTTCGAAGAGCATATCGGCAGAGTTGAGTTTATTCAGGATAATGAATCGAAGTCGACCCGTGGCGTGTTGCGTGGATTGCATTATCAGACAGGTAAATATGCCCAGGCAAAATTAGTCAGAGCGCTCAAGGGGAGCGTCCTCGATGTGGTAGTGGATTTACGTAAATCCTCACCCACCTTCGGCAAATCTTTAGCGGTGGAACTTACCGAAGATAATAAAAAGCAATTATTTGTACCCAGAGGTTTTGCCCACGGATTTCTTGTGCTTAGCCCCGAAGCCATTTTTTCTTATAAAGTGGATAACATATATGCCCCGGAATATGAAGCTTCGCTTTTGTGGAGTGATCCTACAGTCGGCATTGATTGGGGAATAAAAGAAGAAGAACTGATTCTGTCGGCAAAAGATAAAGTTGGTAAGCTTTTTACCGAAACTGTTGTTTTCGATTAA
- the rfbA gene encoding glucose-1-phosphate thymidylyltransferase RfbA produces MKGIILAGGSATRLYPLSKAISKQIMPVYDKPMIYYPLSTLMLAGIREVLIISTPRDLPMFEALLGTGEELGMKFEYVIQEVPNGLAQAFVLGEKFLDGEAGCLILGDNMFYGQGFSKMLKEAAIIEKGACIFGYYVKDPRAYGVVEFDEDGKVMSLEEKPENPKSNYAVPGLYFYDKTVSAKAKALEPSARGEFEITDLNKCYLNEGTLKVQLFGRGFAWLDTGNCDSLLEAGNYVETIQNRQGFYISCIEEIAWRNKWIDNEQLRVLGKRLDKTAYGQYILSLLD; encoded by the coding sequence ATGAAAGGAATTATCCTCGCAGGCGGGAGTGCCACACGACTTTACCCTTTATCCAAAGCAATATCGAAGCAGATAATGCCGGTGTATGATAAGCCAATGATTTACTATCCTTTATCCACACTGATGCTGGCAGGTATCCGTGAAGTATTGATTATTTCCACGCCGCGCGATTTACCGATGTTTGAGGCGTTGCTGGGTACGGGCGAAGAGCTCGGGATGAAGTTTGAATATGTAATTCAGGAAGTTCCTAATGGTTTGGCTCAAGCCTTTGTACTGGGCGAAAAATTTCTCGATGGGGAAGCCGGATGTCTCATTCTCGGAGATAATATGTTTTATGGACAGGGCTTTTCCAAAATGCTGAAAGAAGCTGCGATAATAGAAAAAGGGGCATGCATTTTCGGCTATTATGTGAAAGATCCCCGGGCATACGGGGTTGTTGAGTTTGACGAAGATGGCAAGGTGATGTCATTGGAGGAAAAACCCGAAAATCCTAAGTCCAATTACGCTGTGCCCGGACTTTATTTTTACGATAAGACTGTTTCCGCAAAAGCGAAAGCATTGGAGCCGTCGGCCAGAGGAGAATTTGAAATCACCGATCTCAACAAGTGTTATCTGAACGAAGGGACTTTAAAGGTTCAATTATTCGGACGTGGCTTTGCATGGCTCGATACCGGAAATTGCGATAGCTTGCTCGAAGCCGGGAACTATGTGGAGACAATACAGAACAGGCAAGGCTTTTATATATCATGTATAGAGGAAATTGCATGGCGAAACAAATGGATTGATAATGAGCAATTGCGGGTTTTAGGCAAACGTCTAGATAAAACCGCATATGGACAATATATACTTAGCTTACTAGACTAA
- a CDS encoding S41 family peptidase has translation MKYRFITFSAISILAGVSFIQAQNVPDKNQQQRYFDINKNIEIFNSIVREVDMFYVDTLDLNKTIRSGIDNMLNTLDPYTTYFNKDDMKEFSTQISGEYAGIGSSIAFKDGKVAITEPFEGKPADKAGLKAGDYILEIDGKDMTTCDKVEGEAFGRTLSNFVSSNLKGQPGTPIQIKVERPGEKKPIIVKVVREKITIDPIPYYGQITPSTGYINFSPTFTDKSAMDVKKAFLDLKKQGVTSLIFDLRQNGGGILEEAVQIVNLFVPKGKVVLSTKGKLKQLDRTYRTTLEPIDTEIPIVVLIDRGSASAAEIVAGSLQDMDRAVLIGERTFGKGLVQSTREIPYGGGVKVTNSKYYIPSGRCIQAIDYTHRNADGSVGRIPDSLTTVFKTEIGRPVRDGGGVSPDIAFEEEKTPTITYYLANQFIVFDWVTDWAVKHKSIVSPETFSISDEDYESFKAFVKSKDFQYDRMSEKSMASLKEVMEFEGYMKYADAEFKALEAMLVPNLDRDLETFKDDITRQINTEIIRRYHYQKGEYLYTLKNDKELAKAVEVLNDLEVYKKTLSAPAEESEVAMN, from the coding sequence ATGAAATATAGATTCATCACATTTTCAGCAATCTCCATACTTGCCGGAGTTTCTTTTATTCAAGCGCAAAACGTTCCTGATAAGAATCAGCAGCAACGTTATTTCGACATAAATAAAAATATAGAAATATTCAATTCCATAGTACGGGAAGTAGACATGTTCTACGTAGATACTCTGGACCTGAACAAAACTATCCGCAGCGGAATCGACAATATGCTCAACACCCTCGATCCTTATACGACTTATTTCAACAAGGACGACATGAAGGAGTTCAGCACCCAGATTTCGGGCGAATATGCGGGCATAGGCTCCAGCATTGCCTTCAAGGACGGGAAAGTTGCCATAACAGAACCTTTTGAAGGTAAACCGGCTGACAAAGCAGGCTTAAAAGCAGGTGACTATATACTCGAAATAGACGGTAAAGACATGACTACCTGTGATAAGGTAGAAGGTGAGGCTTTTGGCCGTACACTGAGTAACTTTGTAAGTTCTAACCTGAAAGGACAACCGGGCACGCCGATCCAAATAAAAGTAGAGCGTCCGGGCGAGAAAAAGCCGATTATAGTAAAAGTGGTACGTGAGAAAATTACGATTGATCCTATACCATACTATGGACAGATAACTCCCTCGACAGGATATATTAATTTCAGCCCTACTTTTACCGATAAAAGTGCGATGGATGTGAAAAAGGCATTCCTCGATCTGAAAAAACAGGGAGTAACATCGTTAATTTTCGACCTTCGCCAGAACGGAGGCGGAATACTCGAAGAAGCCGTACAGATTGTAAACCTTTTTGTACCAAAGGGAAAAGTCGTTCTGTCGACCAAAGGAAAACTGAAACAACTGGACAGGACATACCGTACCACACTCGAACCTATCGATACTGAAATACCGATTGTCGTACTTATAGACAGAGGCTCAGCCTCTGCGGCAGAAATCGTTGCCGGATCGTTACAGGATATGGATAGAGCTGTACTTATAGGGGAACGTACCTTTGGCAAAGGATTGGTACAGTCGACAAGGGAAATTCCGTACGGAGGCGGTGTAAAGGTTACCAATTCCAAGTATTATATCCCAAGCGGAAGATGTATACAAGCCATAGATTACACTCATCGCAACGCCGATGGTAGTGTAGGACGCATTCCCGATAGCCTGACAACTGTATTCAAAACCGAAATCGGCCGTCCGGTAAGAGACGGAGGTGGTGTTTCGCCGGATATTGCATTCGAGGAAGAGAAAACACCTACCATAACATACTATCTCGCCAATCAGTTCATCGTTTTCGACTGGGTTACAGACTGGGCTGTAAAACACAAATCAATCGTTTCTCCCGAAACATTCTCTATTTCGGACGAAGACTATGAAAGCTTCAAAGCATTTGTAAAATCAAAAGATTTCCAGTATGACCGTATGAGTGAAAAATCGATGGCTTCGCTCAAAGAAGTAATGGAGTTTGAAGGATATATGAAATATGCGGATGCAGAATTCAAGGCGCTGGAAGCAATGCTTGTACCGAACCTAGACCGTGACCTGGAAACATTTAAAGATGATATCACACGCCAGATAAACACTGAAATCATCAGACGTTATCATTATCAGAAAGGTGAATACCTCTATACTCTGAAAAACGATAAAGAACTGGCTAAAGCGGTGGAAGTATTAAACGATCTCGAAGTATACAAAAAAACATTGTCTGCTCCGGCTGAAGAAAGCGAAGTAGCTATGAATTAA
- a CDS encoding DUF4290 domain-containing protein: MEYNTQLKKLALPEYGRNIQNMVDYCLTVPDRNERKRCANTIITIMGNMFPHLRDVNDFKHILWDHLAIMADFKLDIDYPYEIVKKEDLYSKPGKIEYSRPDMEYRHYGKTLEKMVKLATELEDPKEKEQFILLVATHMKKSYIQWNKEVDDMKIFIDLYDLSNHKIDIRNSNIKLPEMKDLGQRNNNNNNSGGKKNQQQKKK, translated from the coding sequence ATGGAATATAATACTCAACTGAAAAAGCTAGCTCTTCCCGAGTATGGAAGGAATATACAAAATATGGTCGACTACTGCCTTACAGTGCCTGACCGGAATGAACGCAAACGCTGTGCCAATACTATTATCACTATAATGGGAAATATGTTCCCACACCTGCGCGATGTAAATGATTTTAAACACATCCTGTGGGATCACCTTGCTATTATGGCCGATTTCAAACTCGATATCGACTACCCCTATGAAATAGTTAAGAAGGAAGATCTTTATTCCAAACCCGGAAAAATTGAATACAGCCGCCCCGACATGGAATATCGCCACTATGGTAAAACTCTTGAAAAAATGGTGAAACTAGCTACCGAACTGGAAGACCCGAAAGAAAAAGAGCAATTCATATTGCTTGTTGCCACTCATATGAAAAAATCATATATACAGTGGAATAAGGAAGTGGATGATATGAAAATATTTATCGATCTCTATGATTTGTCGAATCATAAAATAGACATACGCAACTCCAACATAAAACTTCCCGAAATGAAAGACCTCGGACAAAGGAACAATAACAACAATAATAGCGGAGGAAAGAAAAACCAGCAGCAAAAGAAGAAGTGA
- the rimM gene encoding ribosome maturation factor RimM (Essential for efficient processing of 16S rRNA) produces the protein MIKENEVFKIGKFIKPHGIKGEINFSFENDVFDRVDCPYLICRIDNILVPFFIEEYRFKGKETALIKFEDIDNEEKARRMSGLEVYFPRKYYEEESSDDIEYSWNFFIGFSVIDKIAGKLGIIEDIDDKTINTLFLVKDGEDELIIPATEDFIEKIDAKKKVLYLALPEGLI, from the coding sequence ATGATAAAAGAAAACGAAGTTTTCAAAATCGGGAAATTTATCAAACCTCACGGAATAAAAGGAGAGATCAATTTTTCTTTCGAGAATGATGTATTCGACCGGGTAGACTGTCCCTATCTTATTTGCCGCATCGATAATATCCTTGTTCCTTTCTTTATCGAGGAGTATAGGTTTAAGGGTAAAGAAACAGCTCTCATAAAATTTGAAGACATAGACAATGAGGAGAAAGCCAGGCGAATGTCCGGCTTAGAGGTTTATTTTCCACGCAAATATTATGAAGAAGAGAGCAGTGACGATATTGAATACTCCTGGAATTTCTTTATAGGCTTTTCAGTTATAGATAAAATAGCCGGTAAGTTAGGTATAATTGAAGATATAGACGACAAAACTATAAACACTCTCTTTCTGGTAAAAGATGGAGAAGATGAACTTATAATTCCAGCTACAGAAGATTTTATAGAAAAAATAGATGCAAAGAAAAAGGTGTTGTACCTTGCCCTTCCCGAAGGGTTGATTTAA